In a single window of the Campylobacter fetus subsp. testudinum 03-427 genome:
- a CDS encoding PAS sensor-containing diguanylate cyclase/phosphodiesterase (Pfam matches to PF00563.16 EAL, and to PF13426.2 PAS_9, and to PF00990.17 GGDEF): MNKRYTANKIIVVMVLVLSLFCAYFIFHTSEIISKNNLWLGKASEIKILNNDIDIQMSKQISLINYDDMNAKMTKINKLIHEIEMSKDFSKFFFKIKNKKIFMSLKKAIENKKIIIEKYQTLKSISSNDLVYISQNLKYASNLRFASKLYSSIILSKLGTEFNATMFNHDINMKLKDIGDTKSFDYALLSTIKDAGNNILSLSNLSYDNINLKTTKKIDDFLDAINSHFKSNINDLMISVVVLLFIIILSSTRNIYTSIKNRKNLAKINQMEDIITNSPNQILIINKEGKIIDANPTFEQISGYKKSEVLNKTLSFLNTNLKGTNIYDDILQSKQICRYNEFISKSKKGLLIYEKIIAIPTLDEYSQISGAIIVKQDITKERLIAKELGFKTAEIRNSALTDKLTGLGNHIALMEKIDDKKKGVVIYINVNHFSNLRFFYKTSTVDLILTAISETLKLCIETYKMNSSIYRIQLDEFCIWYEGSNINKDVKHILEYFKVKNIDIITSEGREILPNINITMGVSMETDTPNTNRLTQSILAHHEAASNNQNIAFYKDNNIIEQQYHKNQLVSRMIQYALNENRVMVECQGIFDIRSSNKPILASYEILIRIIDSENKIHYPGEFLGVAKQTSLYIALTKQVINKAFDLLETFCDKKFSINLSSIDMINESVKKLFMQKLLLCSQPSHLTVEILESEGIDDYASINPFIESIKDHGCKLSIDDFGSGYSNYYRMLELDIDYLKIDGSIIKKLPFDENARSIVQTIVEFANRQKYDVVAEFVSSNEILEQVLSYGIKYAQGFLLGKPIHPSNID; this comes from the coding sequence ATGAATAAAAGATATACTGCAAATAAAATAATTGTTGTTATGGTTTTGGTGTTATCTCTTTTTTGTGCGTATTTTATATTTCACACTAGCGAAATTATATCAAAAAACAACCTTTGGCTCGGAAAAGCATCAGAGATAAAAATACTAAATAACGATATAGATATCCAAATGTCTAAACAAATATCTTTGATAAATTACGATGATATGAACGCTAAAATGACAAAGATAAACAAGCTCATTCACGAAATAGAGATGTCAAAAGACTTTTCTAAATTTTTCTTTAAAATTAAAAATAAAAAGATATTTATGAGTTTAAAAAAGGCGATAGAGAACAAAAAAATCATTATAGAAAAATACCAAACTCTAAAATCAATATCAAGCAACGATCTTGTGTATATAAGTCAAAATTTAAAGTATGCATCAAATTTAAGATTTGCAAGCAAACTATACTCGTCTATCATTCTTAGCAAGCTAGGAACAGAGTTTAACGCAACTATGTTTAATCACGATATAAATATGAAGTTAAAAGATATAGGAGATACTAAAAGTTTTGATTACGCTCTTTTAAGTACCATTAAAGATGCGGGAAATAATATTTTATCACTTTCAAATTTATCATACGATAATATAAATTTAAAAACTACGAAAAAAATAGACGATTTTCTAGATGCGATCAATAGTCATTTCAAATCAAACATCAACGATCTTATGATAAGCGTGGTCGTGCTTTTGTTTATTATTATATTATCATCTACTAGAAATATCTATACAAGTATAAAAAATAGAAAAAATCTAGCCAAAATAAATCAGATGGAAGATATAATAACAAATAGTCCAAATCAAATTTTAATAATCAACAAAGAAGGCAAAATCATAGACGCAAATCCTACTTTTGAACAGATAAGCGGATATAAAAAATCAGAAGTTCTAAACAAAACTCTAAGTTTTTTAAATACGAATTTAAAAGGTACGAATATCTATGATGATATCCTTCAAAGTAAGCAGATCTGCAGATATAACGAGTTTATAAGCAAGTCAAAAAAAGGACTTTTGATATATGAAAAAATTATAGCTATACCGACTTTAGACGAGTACTCACAAATATCTGGAGCCATCATAGTCAAACAAGATATCACAAAAGAGAGGCTTATAGCAAAAGAGCTTGGATTTAAAACCGCAGAGATAAGAAACAGCGCCCTAACAGACAAATTAACAGGTTTAGGAAACCACATAGCGCTTATGGAAAAAATAGACGATAAGAAAAAAGGTGTCGTCATCTACATAAACGTTAATCACTTTTCAAATTTAAGATTTTTTTATAAAACATCGACTGTGGATCTTATATTAACTGCGATATCTGAAACCCTGAAACTATGTATAGAAACATACAAAATGAACTCAAGCATATACAGAATACAACTAGACGAGTTTTGCATATGGTATGAGGGAAGCAATATCAATAAAGACGTAAAACATATCTTAGAGTATTTTAAGGTAAAAAATATAGACATTATAACAAGTGAAGGTAGAGAAATATTGCCAAATATAAATATCACGATGGGCGTTAGTATGGAAACAGATACTCCAAATACAAACCGTCTCACTCAGTCTATCTTAGCTCACCACGAAGCAGCGTCAAATAACCAAAACATAGCATTTTATAAAGATAACAACATAATAGAACAACAATATCATAAAAATCAGCTAGTCTCAAGAATGATACAATACGCACTCAATGAAAATAGAGTAATGGTCGAGTGTCAAGGCATATTTGATATCAGATCAAGCAATAAACCGATATTAGCGTCATATGAAATTCTAATACGAATAATAGACTCTGAAAATAAAATACACTATCCAGGAGAGTTCTTAGGGGTAGCAAAACAAACATCGCTTTATATAGCACTTACAAAACAAGTTATAAACAAAGCTTTTGATCTTTTAGAAACATTTTGCGATAAGAAATTTTCTATAAATTTATCAAGCATAGATATGATAAATGAATCTGTTAAGAAGCTATTTATGCAAAAACTATTGCTATGCTCACAGCCTAGCCACCTTACTGTAGAAATACTAGAAAGTGAAGGTATAGACGACTATGCATCGATAAATCCATTTATAGAAAGCATAAAAGACCACGGATGCAAACTCTCTATAGACGACTTTGGAAGCGGATACTCAAACTACTATAGAATGCTTGAGCTTGACATTGATTACTTAAAAATAGACGGTTCAATCATCAAAAAACTTCCGTTTGACGAAAACGCAAGAAGTATCGTACAAACTATAGTAGAGTTTGCAAATAGACAAAAATACGATGTTGTAGCCGAGTTTGTATCGTCTAATGAAATTTTAGAACAAGTACTTAGTTATGGTATAAAATACGCTCAAGGCTTTTTACTTGGCAAACCTATTCATCCTAGTAATATAGATTAG
- the canB gene encoding carbonic anhydrase, beta class (Pfam match to PF00484.15 Pro_CA): MHDVINGAVKFMEENFLEHKELFEKLGTKQTPHTLFIGCSDSRVVPNLITNTLPGELFVVRNIGNIVPHYRVSEEFLATTAAIEYAINVLHIKNIIVCGHSNCGGCAALYDSDEQLSKVPIVKRWLMLISDIKEEVLKYKTLSPAKRAWITERLNIINSTQNLLTFPGAKEKIDAGEIKIYGWHYIIETGEVYNYDEPTKTFKLLEKSIDYDKIFNQIFTDF; the protein is encoded by the coding sequence GTGCATGATGTTATAAACGGTGCAGTTAAATTTATGGAAGAAAATTTCTTAGAACATAAAGAGTTATTTGAGAAATTAGGCACAAAACAAACACCTCACACTCTGTTTATCGGATGTTCTGACTCAAGAGTTGTTCCAAATTTGATAACAAATACGCTTCCAGGAGAGCTATTTGTAGTAAGAAATATAGGAAATATCGTACCGCATTACAGAGTGAGCGAAGAGTTCTTAGCAACCACCGCGGCAATAGAATACGCTATAAATGTTTTACACATAAAAAATATAATCGTATGCGGACATAGCAACTGCGGAGGCTGTGCTGCTTTGTACGATAGCGATGAACAATTAAGCAAAGTTCCTATCGTAAAAAGATGGTTGATGTTGATATCAGATATAAAAGAAGAAGTTTTAAAATACAAAACTTTAAGTCCTGCTAAAAGAGCGTGGATAACAGAGAGGTTAAATATCATAAACTCTACTCAAAATCTCTTAACTTTTCCTGGAGCTAAGGAAAAAATAGACGCTGGAGAGATCAAAATTTATGGCTGGCATTACATCATAGAAACAGGAGAAGTTTATAATTATGATGAACCTACAAAAACATTTAAATTACTTGAAAAGAGCATAGACTATGATAAGATTTTTAATCAAATTTTTACTGATTTTTAG
- a CDS encoding mechanosensitive ion channel family protein (Pfam match to PF00924.14 MS_channel) produces MIRFLIKFLLIFSISLEANESLTNIIDEVFKLNHQILIIDEQNKDKNASLGHDLDALKSKKTALFEQIPLFITSYDSENLNKIKRERLNLQKKAELLLSNAVSDKFIKAKLNAENANLDEIFYNAISSLANAFLKDAKQDDINSILENTITNVQVTGYQDMKALKDSLNDELKAEFNDNFINLEIKRHSYQEILDYLKSHSDLLAGNFLFSSLKLKDVINYINKLVPFDQDTFNFGKFFLILVVFVFFISIRRMLSKIVFSIFTAFLSKEKKIAHKELQEQFILVIKKPISVFLIAYSVDVCLSIFYYPSPVPINFANYFTIIYIVLISWLVLGILDGYGMVILSKIAQKSGRKEVVNLIIKILYFIVVIITILLILSRLGFDISTLIASLGIGGLAVALATKDIIANFFASIMLLFDNSFSQGDWIVCAGVEGTVVEIGLRKTTVRTFDNALVFVPNSKIMSENVKNWNRRKVGRQIKMTIGLSYSCSKKSIEACINDIRTMLLNHPGIAKSGVDSALNSKDFRIKYRQNMISVDDLAGYKSNLFVVLDEFGDSSINILIYCFSKTVVWGEFLATKQDVMLKIMDIVEKYDDANFAFPSNSIYIEKMPTIEFENLNLKGDKNA; encoded by the coding sequence ATGATAAGATTTTTAATCAAATTTTTACTGATTTTTAGTATTAGTTTAGAGGCAAATGAGTCTTTAACTAACATAATAGATGAAGTATTTAAGTTAAATCATCAAATTCTAATCATAGATGAGCAAAACAAAGATAAAAATGCTAGTTTAGGGCATGATCTTGACGCTTTAAAATCAAAAAAAACGGCTCTTTTTGAGCAAATTCCTCTTTTTATAACAAGTTATGATAGTGAAAATTTAAATAAAATCAAACGAGAGCGACTAAATTTACAAAAAAAAGCTGAGCTTTTACTTAGTAACGCAGTTTCTGATAAATTTATAAAAGCAAAATTAAATGCTGAAAATGCAAATTTAGACGAGATATTTTACAACGCGATATCTAGCTTGGCAAACGCATTTTTAAAAGATGCAAAACAAGACGATATAAACTCTATACTAGAAAATACCATAACAAATGTTCAAGTAACTGGATATCAAGATATGAAAGCTCTAAAAGACTCTTTAAATGACGAGTTAAAAGCTGAATTTAATGATAATTTTATAAATTTAGAGATCAAAAGACATAGCTATCAAGAGATTTTGGACTATTTAAAAAGCCATTCAGACTTACTAGCAGGCAACTTTTTGTTTTCGAGTTTAAAATTAAAAGATGTGATAAACTATATAAACAAACTTGTTCCATTTGATCAAGATACGTTTAATTTCGGTAAATTTTTTCTTATTTTAGTTGTTTTTGTATTTTTTATATCTATACGTAGAATGCTTTCAAAGATTGTATTTAGTATATTTACTGCATTTTTATCAAAAGAAAAAAAGATAGCCCACAAAGAGTTACAAGAGCAGTTTATACTAGTCATCAAAAAACCGATTTCTGTCTTTTTGATAGCGTATTCTGTAGATGTATGCCTTAGTATATTTTACTATCCAAGTCCTGTTCCTATAAATTTTGCAAACTATTTTACTATAATCTATATAGTGCTTATATCTTGGTTGGTTCTTGGTATATTAGATGGATATGGAATGGTTATTTTAAGTAAAATAGCGCAAAAAAGTGGTAGAAAAGAGGTGGTAAATCTTATTATAAAAATTCTATATTTTATAGTAGTTATAATCACGATTTTACTGATTTTAAGTAGGCTTGGATTTGATATAAGTACTCTTATAGCGTCTCTTGGTATAGGAGGACTTGCGGTCGCTCTTGCTACAAAAGATATAATAGCAAACTTTTTTGCTTCCATTATGCTTTTGTTTGACAACTCATTTTCTCAAGGGGATTGGATAGTTTGCGCAGGAGTTGAGGGAACAGTAGTTGAGATAGGACTTAGAAAAACTACTGTTAGGACATTTGACAACGCTTTAGTATTCGTTCCAAACTCAAAAATAATGAGTGAAAACGTAAAAAACTGGAATAGAAGAAAAGTCGGAAGGCAGATTAAAATGACCATAGGTCTTAGCTATTCTTGTTCAAAAAAGAGTATAGAAGCTTGCATAAATGATATAAGAACGATGCTGCTAAACCATCCAGGAATTGCTAAAAGCGGAGTAGATAGTGCGCTAAACTCTAAAGATTTCAGAATAAAATATCGCCAAAATATGATCTCAGTAGATGACTTAGCCGGATATAAAAGCAACCTTTTTGTAGTGCTTGACGAATTTGGAGATAGCTCTATAAATATACTGATTTACTGCTTCAGCAAAACGGTGGTATGGGGAGAATTTTTAGCTACAAAACAAGATGTTATGTTAAAAATTATGGATATAGTGGAAAAATACGACGACGCTAATTTCGCATTTCCATCAAACAGCATATACATAGAGAAGATGCCAACAATTGAATTTGAAAACTTAAATTTAAAAGGAGATAAAAATGCGTGA
- the aroC gene encoding chorismate synthase (Pfam match to PF01264.17 Chorismate_synt) yields the protein MNTFGSKLRLTTFGESHGKAIGGVLDGFPAGVAIDEEFLRSEMDKRKPGGKYATSRKEADEVEILSGIFEGFSTGTPIGFIIKNANQHSKDYDSIKDLFRPGHADFTYFSKFAVRDHRGGGRSSARETAVRVAAGAFGSMMLKEFNIDVKSGVFSIGKLKSNKIDFEFASKSEIFMLDSDIEDNAKNLILDVKNSNDSVGATILTIINGAPAGLGEVLYDKLDARLAAAMMGINGVKGVEIGLGSEASLILGSQNNDFMDKNGFMSNNAGGILGGISNGEPIIIKTYFKPTPSIFKDQPTINLNGDEVTCALRGRHDPCIGVRGSVVTTAMARLVISDMLLLNVSSKLSNLKKIYF from the coding sequence ATGAACACATTTGGAAGTAAGCTTAGACTAACTACATTTGGTGAGAGTCACGGAAAAGCTATCGGAGGAGTTTTAGATGGATTTCCTGCTGGAGTAGCTATAGATGAAGAGTTTTTGCGAAGTGAAATGGATAAAAGAAAACCGGGTGGAAAGTATGCTACAAGCAGAAAAGAAGCTGATGAAGTGGAGATATTAAGTGGTATTTTTGAAGGATTTAGCACAGGAACTCCTATAGGATTTATAATAAAAAATGCAAATCAGCACTCAAAAGATTACGATAGTATAAAAGATCTTTTTAGACCAGGACACGCGGATTTTACATATTTTTCTAAATTCGCAGTGCGAGATCATAGAGGCGGAGGCAGAAGTAGTGCTAGAGAAACCGCAGTTCGAGTAGCTGCAGGAGCTTTTGGATCTATGATGTTAAAAGAGTTTAACATAGATGTTAAAAGTGGAGTTTTTAGTATAGGAAAACTCAAATCAAATAAAATTGATTTTGAATTTGCTAGTAAAAGTGAAATTTTTATGCTTGATAGCGATATAGAAGATAACGCAAAAAATCTTATACTAGATGTAAAAAACAGCAACGACAGCGTAGGTGCTACTATTCTTACTATTATAAATGGCGCTCCAGCAGGGCTTGGAGAGGTGCTTTATGATAAGCTTGATGCTAGACTTGCAGCTGCTATGATGGGTATAAATGGAGTAAAAGGAGTGGAGATAGGTTTAGGAAGCGAAGCTAGTTTGATTTTAGGAAGCCAAAACAACGATTTTATGGATAAAAATGGATTTATGAGCAATAACGCAGGCGGTATCTTAGGCGGTATCTCAAATGGTGAGCCTATAATTATAAAAACTTATTTTAAGCCGACTCCAAGTATATTTAAAGATCAGCCTACTATAAATTTAAACGGCGATGAGGTTACTTGCGCTTTAAGAGGTCGCCATGATCCTTGTATAGGCGTAAGAGGTAGCGTAGTTACCACTGCTATGGCAAGACTTGTTATATCTGATATGCTTCTTTTAAATGTTAGCTCAAAACTTTCAAATTTAAAAAAAATATACTTTTAA
- the rnc gene encoding ribonuclease III (Pfam matches to PF14622.2 Ribonucleas_3_3, and to PF00035.21 dsrm) — protein MDKLNRLEEYLGYKFKDKTLLKEALTHKSMKSSVNNERLEFLGDAVLDLIVGEYLFFKFKDTDEGNLSKLRAALVNEKSFASISSQIKLGDFLYLSAAEDNNNGRNKPSLVSDALEALMGAIYLESGLEVVKKIFINLLESQYNNIDLQSLGKDYKTTLQEITQARFGVTPRYELISSSGPDHKKSFEMAVFLNDKELARAIGNSKKEAEQSAAWKVLQGINI, from the coding sequence ATGGATAAATTAAATAGATTAGAAGAGTATTTAGGTTATAAATTTAAAGATAAAACGTTGTTAAAGGAGGCGCTAACTCATAAGAGTATGAAAAGTAGCGTAAATAATGAACGGCTTGAGTTTTTGGGAGATGCTGTTTTGGATCTTATAGTAGGTGAGTATCTGTTTTTTAAATTTAAAGATACCGATGAGGGAAATCTCTCAAAGCTAAGAGCGGCTTTAGTAAATGAAAAGAGTTTTGCAAGTATAAGCTCACAGATAAAATTAGGTGATTTTTTATATCTATCTGCTGCTGAGGATAATAATAATGGAAGAAATAAGCCGAGCTTAGTTAGTGATGCTTTAGAAGCGCTTATGGGGGCTATATATTTAGAAAGCGGTTTAGAAGTGGTCAAAAAAATTTTTATAAATCTTTTGGAATCTCAGTATAATAATATAGACTTACAAAGTCTTGGAAAAGACTATAAAACAACTTTGCAAGAGATAACTCAAGCAAGATTTGGTGTGACTCCTAGATATGAGCTTATAAGTTCAAGCGGACCAGATCATAAAAAAAGTTTTGAAATGGCTGTTTTTTTAAACGACAAGGAGCTTGCGCGCGCCATTGGAAATAGTAAAAAAGAGGCTGAACAGAGTGCTGCGTGGAAAGTTTTGCAAGGAATAAATATATGA
- the rnhA gene encoding ribonuclease HI (Pfam match to PF00075.20 RNase_H) → MKKICLFSDGSCLNNPGAGGWAYILEYEGYKKSSSGGATYTTNNKMEIQAVIEGLKALKEPCEVSLYTDSSYVANAINIWLDGWIKKKFKNVKNVELWQELLELLSIHKVSANWVKAHNGHPQNEECDKLARDQAIKAQNG, encoded by the coding sequence GTGAAGAAGATATGCCTTTTTAGCGACGGAAGTTGTTTAAATAATCCAGGAGCGGGCGGCTGGGCTTACATACTTGAGTATGAAGGATATAAAAAATCCTCTAGCGGTGGAGCTACTTACACTACAAATAACAAAATGGAAATACAAGCCGTGATAGAAGGTTTAAAAGCATTAAAAGAGCCGTGCGAAGTGAGCCTTTATACAGATAGTAGCTACGTAGCAAATGCTATAAATATATGGCTTGATGGCTGGATCAAGAAAAAATTTAAAAATGTAAAAAATGTAGAACTATGGCAGGAGCTATTAGAGCTTCTAAGCATTCACAAAGTTAGCGCAAACTGGGTAAAAGCACATAACGGTCATCCGCAAAATGAAGAGTGCGATAAATTAGCAAGAGATCAAGCGATAAAGGCACAAAATGGATAA
- the dnaG gene encoding DNA primase (Pfam matches to PF01807.16 zf-CHC2, and to PF08275.7 Toprim_N, and to PF13662.2 Toprim_4, and to PF16730.1 DnaGprimase_HBD), producing the protein MIEASSIENLKNIVDIADVVGSYLPLKRSGSDFVCVCPFHNDKNPSMRVSPSKGIFHCFSCKAGGDSIKFIMDYEKLSYPEAIEKLANMYNFTLNYTDTKNELHYDKKILENLNLYYKSMLYKNREAINYLYSRGINDAMIEKWELGWAGASQATINLLENEKIEPKEALYVGAVKQNETGIYASFINRITFPIYNHLGKLVGFGGRTISNSPAKYVNSPQSAIFDKSKLLYGYDKAKNQIFKKGEIIICEGYMDCIMLHLAGLNNAVAVLGTALTEKHIPLLKRSDIKVILSFDSDEAGVNAAFKSAKLLASSECDGRVVLIRGGKDPAELVASGMANELRNSLEGGVELGEFYIRHLIKSLNPKTPLEIAKTLESVQEFTKGLKEIVANSYVPLVSSLLGLAPNSFSLCSNGFRYSPKKQMTKETKSVKKDLLELEILKNMLLNRDYLEIVKSDCGSDMFVTHNEIYKAVTISQNPNNPHIRELSLNDNFEIYDSLDRLKKALNILKINFCDKTIVLLASSNDESKFEKIAQLQNIKKQLKGNQ; encoded by the coding sequence ATGATAGAAGCTAGCAGCATTGAAAATTTAAAAAATATCGTTGATATAGCAGACGTTGTAGGCAGTTATCTACCTCTTAAACGTTCTGGAAGCGACTTTGTATGCGTATGCCCATTTCATAATGATAAAAATCCGTCTATGAGAGTAAGCCCTAGCAAAGGTATTTTTCACTGTTTTTCTTGTAAAGCCGGCGGAGATAGTATTAAATTTATAATGGATTATGAAAAACTCAGCTATCCTGAAGCTATAGAAAAATTAGCAAATATGTACAACTTCACGCTAAATTACACAGATACCAAAAACGAGCTTCATTATGATAAAAAAATATTAGAAAATTTAAATTTATATTATAAAAGTATGCTTTATAAAAACCGTGAAGCTATAAACTATCTTTATAGTCGTGGTATAAACGATGCTATGATAGAAAAATGGGAGCTTGGCTGGGCAGGTGCGTCTCAAGCAACTATAAATTTACTAGAAAATGAAAAAATAGAACCAAAAGAAGCACTGTACGTAGGAGCAGTCAAACAAAATGAAACAGGGATTTATGCTAGCTTTATAAACCGTATAACTTTTCCTATTTATAATCATCTTGGAAAACTTGTCGGATTTGGCGGTCGCACGATATCAAATAGTCCAGCAAAATACGTAAATTCACCACAGTCTGCTATATTTGATAAATCAAAACTGCTTTACGGATATGATAAAGCTAAAAATCAGATATTTAAAAAAGGCGAAATCATCATTTGCGAAGGTTATATGGACTGCATAATGCTACATCTTGCAGGACTTAACAACGCCGTAGCCGTTCTTGGAACTGCGCTCACTGAAAAACATATTCCTCTTTTGAAGCGTTCTGATATAAAAGTTATTTTAAGTTTTGATAGCGATGAAGCTGGCGTCAATGCTGCATTTAAAAGTGCAAAATTATTAGCTAGTAGCGAGTGTGACGGAAGAGTAGTTCTTATAAGAGGAGGAAAAGATCCAGCTGAGCTTGTGGCTAGCGGTATGGCAAATGAGTTAAGAAATAGTTTAGAAGGCGGGGTTGAGCTTGGAGAGTTTTATATAAGACACCTCATAAAATCCTTAAATCCCAAAACTCCTCTTGAGATCGCCAAAACTCTTGAAAGCGTACAGGAATTTACAAAAGGATTAAAAGAAATAGTAGCAAACTCATACGTGCCACTGGTCTCTTCACTCCTTGGTTTAGCTCCAAATAGTTTTAGTCTTTGCAGCAATGGTTTTAGATATTCACCAAAAAAACAGATGACAAAAGAGACCAAAAGTGTAAAAAAAGATCTACTCGAACTTGAAATTTTAAAAAATATGCTTTTAAATAGGGATTATTTAGAGATAGTAAAATCAGACTGCGGAAGCGATATGTTTGTAACTCACAATGAAATTTATAAAGCAGTAACCATCTCTCAAAATCCAAATAATCCACACATAAGAGAGCTTAGTTTAAATGATAATTTTGAAATTTATGATAGTTTAGATAGACTAAAAAAAGCACTAAATATACTAAAAATAAACTTTTGCGATAAAACTATCGTCTTGCTTGCTAGCTCAAATGACGAATCTAAATTTGAAAAAATAGCACAATTACAAAATATAAAAAAGCAATTAAAAGGAAATCAATGA
- a CDS encoding putative tRNA(5-methylaminomethyl-2-thiouridylate) methyltransferase (Pfam match to PF02568.10 ThiI) yields MNKKCLALFSGGLDSMLAIKLISSQGIKVHALNIDIGFGGNKDKAELMRRRAKMAGATFEVVNVRSRYLQEVLFNPKFGYGKQFNPCIDCHGFMFRTAISMLKDYGASFVISGEVVGQRPMSQRNDAMVHVKNLALDENDIILRPLCAKLLKPTKPEREGLVDREKLLDLNGRGRNPQLTLAKEFGFSDFETPGGGCLYTMEGFSNRIRDFIKFDKDMSENDLQSLRYGRHLRLPGGAKMIIGRDENDNAHLEALSLDKMSSINFDDVIGAHSFISKNASKEDLWLGARLAITYCKSDISQIYTAKIGDKTLEVSPFESKNIAQTYFIK; encoded by the coding sequence ATGAATAAAAAATGTCTGGCGCTATTTAGCGGTGGGCTTGATAGTATGCTTGCTATCAAACTTATAAGTTCGCAAGGTATAAAAGTGCATGCCTTAAATATCGATATCGGTTTTGGAGGAAACAAGGATAAAGCAGAGCTTATGAGGCGTAGAGCAAAAATGGCTGGAGCTACTTTTGAGGTGGTAAATGTAAGAAGCAGATATCTACAAGAGGTTCTTTTCAACCCCAAATTTGGCTATGGCAAACAGTTTAATCCTTGTATTGATTGCCATGGATTTATGTTTAGAACGGCGATCTCTATGCTAAAAGATTACGGTGCGAGCTTTGTTATCAGCGGTGAAGTAGTTGGTCAGCGTCCCATGAGTCAAAGAAACGATGCTATGGTTCATGTAAAAAATCTAGCCTTAGATGAAAACGATATAATTTTGCGTCCGCTTTGCGCAAAACTGCTAAAACCAACAAAACCAGAACGTGAAGGTTTAGTAGATAGAGAAAAACTCTTAGATCTAAATGGTCGTGGCAGAAATCCTCAACTCACTCTTGCGAAAGAATTTGGTTTTAGTGATTTTGAAACGCCTGGGGGAGGATGTCTATACACAATGGAGGGATTTTCTAATCGTATTAGAGATTTTATTAAATTTGATAAAGATATGAGCGAAAATGACTTGCAAAGTCTGCGTTATGGTCGTCATTTACGTTTGCCAGGAGGCGCAAAAATGATAATCGGTCGCGACGAAAATGACAACGCTCATTTAGAAGCTTTAAGTTTAGACAAAATGTCTAGCATAAACTTTGATGACGTGATCGGAGCTCATTCATTCATCAGTAAAAACGCATCAAAAGAGGATCTGTGGCTTGGCGCGCGTCTTGCCATAACATACTGCAAAAGCGATATCTCACAAATTTACACCGCGAAAATAGGTGACAAAACGCTCGAAGTATCGCCTTTTGAAAGTAAAAATATAGCGCAAACATATTTTATAAAGTAA